The following proteins are encoded in a genomic region of Desulfonatronum thiodismutans:
- the dxr gene encoding 1-deoxy-D-xylulose-5-phosphate reductoisomerase, protein MPSLHACRYISALPSAATSVPRGLVILGSTGSIGRSALAVIGEHPERFFVLGLAGGRNVRLLAEQAARWRPGVLAVLDAALAEELRGLLPSGYAPDIVHGQGGYEGLARMPEAEMVLSAQVGAAGLPATLAAARAGKIIALANKESLVLAGAMIRDACRRYGAMILPVDSEHNAVFQSLHGETSSNLRRIILTASGGPFRDMDAAELDAVTVGQALAHPNWSMGAKISVDSATLMNKGLEVIEACLLFGLDMDQVAVLIHPQSIVHSLVEFTDRSLLAHLGPADMQVPISHCLGYPERLGLSLAPLDLLQAGTLTFREPRTDLFPCLELAREAYRAGPSHLVVLNAANEAAVDLFLRERIPFMHIPALIRYALDDHAGQPVDSLEGVLELSALVQGQTRRSAEITAGV, encoded by the coding sequence ATGCCATCCCTCCACGCTTGCCGATACATCAGCGCCTTGCCTTCGGCCGCGACGTCCGTACCGCGCGGCTTGGTCATCCTGGGCAGTACCGGCTCCATCGGTCGCAGCGCCCTGGCGGTGATCGGCGAACATCCGGAACGTTTTTTCGTGCTGGGACTGGCCGGAGGACGCAACGTCCGGCTTTTGGCCGAACAGGCCGCGCGGTGGCGGCCCGGGGTGCTGGCCGTGCTGGACGCGGCCCTGGCCGAGGAACTGCGGGGGCTGTTGCCCTCCGGTTATGCTCCGGACATCGTTCACGGACAGGGGGGCTACGAGGGGTTGGCCCGGATGCCTGAAGCCGAAATGGTCCTCTCCGCTCAGGTGGGCGCTGCCGGATTACCGGCCACGTTGGCCGCGGCCCGGGCCGGGAAGATCATCGCCCTGGCCAACAAGGAATCCCTGGTCCTGGCCGGAGCCATGATCCGCGACGCCTGCCGCCGATACGGGGCCATGATCCTGCCCGTGGACTCGGAGCACAACGCGGTGTTCCAGTCCTTGCACGGGGAAACGTCCTCCAATTTGCGGAGGATCATCCTCACGGCCTCGGGCGGTCCGTTTCGGGATATGGACGCGGCTGAGCTGGACGCGGTCACGGTGGGTCAGGCCCTGGCTCATCCCAACTGGTCCATGGGCGCGAAGATCAGCGTGGATTCCGCGACCTTGATGAACAAAGGTCTGGAAGTGATCGAGGCCTGCCTGCTGTTCGGCCTGGATATGGATCAGGTGGCCGTGCTGATCCACCCCCAGAGCATTGTTCATTCCCTGGTGGAATTCACGGATCGCTCTCTGCTGGCCCACTTGGGTCCCGCGGACATGCAGGTGCCCATTTCCCATTGCCTTGGGTACCCGGAGCGTCTGGGATTGAGCCTGGCCCCCCTGGATCTGCTACAGGCTGGAACACTGACTTTTCGTGAGCCTAGGACCGATCTCTTTCCCTGTCTGGAACTGGCTCGGGAGGCGTACCGCGCGGGCCCAAGCCATCTGGTGGTCCTGAACGCGGCCAACGAGGCCGCCGTGGACCTGTTCCTGCGCGAACGCATCCCCTTCATGCACATCCCGGCCCTGATCCGCTACGCCCTTGACGACCATGCCGGGCAGCCAGTGGATTCCCTGGAAGGCGTCCTGGAACTGAGCGCTCTCGTCCAGGGCCAGACGCGACGTTCGGCCGAAATCACCGCCGGGGTCTGA